The sequence TTTTCAATGCAGTCGATGGATGGGAAGCGATGGGAGCGACTCGAGCAACTGCTCCCCGAATCCTACGATGGTTTTGTCCTCAAGCCACGCGAGTACTTCGCCTGCGGTCTGCATTCTTGGACTCTGAGGAAAATACAGGGAAAAATCAACAGGAACATGACCTCGTTGCTGCGCAAGGGCCGCAACTATTTCGGTTATGCCCATCCCCACCGTCTGTCCGTTTCCGGGGGCCGCACCCTTATGTATATCCACAATGTAAACGATGGGGGTTTTGGCCGGACGCTCGATATCGGGCTATTCGATCTGATAAACGGAAAACCCTACAATTACAGGCATGTTCTGACTCCGAGACGGAATACTCCCGCATGGGATGCTGAATTTGTAGCCGACCCTTATGTTATAAGTATATGTTGATCCGATACAATAAATTAAGCCGTCGGGACTCGATTAATGTCTATTGATCCTTCGGGGAATTCCAGAGCCGACATCGAAGCGAGCGACAGGTTTTGCTTTCTGAGGGACCTGGTTTACGCAAAAAGCCCTCTGCAGAAAAAGATGATCTCCTCTTTCCTGTCAGGCAGAGATGCCCTGTTCTGGCAGCGGGCCAACATGTTCGCAGACACATTGCTGCCGGTCGCTGAACAATTGGGGATAGAGCCATCCTATATCGTGGATTCATATCTTAAAATGTGCCACGATATGCTTGTAGAGCAGATTAAATACAGGCGGACAGGTAGATATTCCAGAGAGAGCGCAGCTGAGGCTTATTCAGAAGTCTACCAGTCAAAAAAGGTGATGGAAGCCTATATGCTGGGTCTGGCCATTTCGCAGTTTTTCTGGCCGAACCATTATGCAATGTACGATTTCTTCATTTCCGAAAGCGGTAAGCTCGGGGGAGTGAACAAATATCTGGAGGTCGGACCGGGTCATGGGCTGTATCTGGTAGAGTCGTTGAAGCTTTTCGGCCATGCTTCCTTTTTTGCCGTCGATTTGAGCCCGATCTCCATCCAACTGGCTGTAGCGATGACCAAAGCTTTTGTCCCCGACCGGAGTTGCCGGTTTTTGGAGAAAAATGTCAACACCTTTGATTCAGGGAAAGATCGCTTTGACTATATCGTCATGTGCGAAGTGCTGGAGCACCTGGACTGTCCGCTTTTAGTCCTGGATAAGCTGAGATCACTTCTTACAGACGGCGGGCGACTGTTTATCACCACCTGCTCGAACTGCCCGGCCATCGACCATGTATACCATTTCAAGAGCGTGGACCATATCAGGCAAATGATCCGCAACGCCGGGCTTCAGATTATCTCGGAGATTGCCCTGCCTGTTCAGCCGGACAGCGACGGGAGTTGGAACCCTGAGGCGGATGAATGTAATTACGCAGCGATGCTCTACAGTGGAAACGACATACATGACCGACTTTAAGGGTCGTACCATATGAAAGACAACATCCGCGGAGCCGGTTGCGGGCGGACTGCATGACTATTTATCATGGTTAACGGGGGAAGGCGTCATGGAGGAGAAAATTTATCAGATAGTCGGACGTATCATGCGGGTCAACGCCGATACTCTCGACAAGGATTCATCGCCCGACACGGTTGCAAGCTGGGACTCCGCCAAGCATATGGACCTTATGATGTCGCTGGAACAGGAGTTCGGGGTCGAATTCTCGGAGGAGCAGATCATTGAGATGATGAACGTGGGCCTGATAATAGAAACGCTCAATGAGATTCTTGGAAAAAAGTGAAGCTGCAATTTGCATGAAGAAACAGGCATGCACAGCAGCGGCTTCCATGCGGAACATCCGGCGGCTTGTTCCATAATTTCCATATTTAAAGACGTGACATGCTAAATAAAAGATCCGGAGGCTGAAAAGCGGGTCTCCATGCCATCCGGACGGCAAAGCTGACTACCATGTCATAACCAAGGGGATGGAAGGTCATATTGAACTATCCGTCGATGTATGAAATTACAGGTAATTGACATAGACTGGACCAACAGCCGCATCCCTGATTTCAGTGGTCACATGAAGAGGGTCGAGTTACGGCCGCCAAGACCCGATAAGGTCAGACTGGTCGATATGTCTCAACGACACCCATGCTTTCTTCAGAAGCACCACAAGGCGCAATCGCTCGATAAGCCGGATATTGGTGAGGATGTCGAGGATCGATTCGTGTTCGCACGGCAGGGAATTCCGCTCAGGCAGAACAGCGCACGCGGAATGTGGCAGAGTTTATTTCGGAAAGCAGGAGTTGCGTACAGAAAGTTTCACGACACCCGTCACGCTTTCGCCAGCCTTCTGCTCAGCCAGGGCGAAAGTCCCTTTTATGTGAAAGAACGACGCGGCCACAGCAGCATCCAAATCAAGGTCGACATTGACGGTCACTGGATACGGTCTGCGCAGAGTCAAAGGGCAGTTGATAAGCTGGACCGCTGGGGGCAGGAAGGTTTTAACATTCGGCTTGTAAAATAGTCGGTTTTTTTCTGAAAAAAAGTCAGATTCACAGGTAAAACAACACCCTGACGATACCCTGAGAAAATGAAAACGGCCTAACTCATTGAGAATTAGGCCGTATTGTATTTTTTTGGTGCCGAAGGCGGGACTCGAACCCGCAAGGGATTGCTCCCACTGGTCCCTGAAACCAGCGTGTCTGCCAATTCCACCACTTCGGCACCTGATCTATACAAACGGGGCGGGCCTTACCAGGTCCGGGCGCCTTTGCTTCCACCCATTCTTGTTGGGCCCCCGTTGGAGTCGCAAAATCTATCATCGAGGCCGACGCCTGTCAAGAGTTTTTGTTCTTGATTCCGGGGGCCTGCAATTCTATTTTAAAACTCTGTGAACCGCGCGACATTCGTGGACGGATCTTTTCCGCCCTTTTTTTGAGCCGTGCGGCCGGTGCGAGGAGCCCCCGGCGGGGCCGGAGTCGGAAACCGCTCTTCCTGGGGAGGCGTTTTTGGGCGGCAAGGATGGGATCAAGATTGTCTGTCAGAACCGGAAAGCCCGACACCTGTACCACATTCTCGAAGAGTTCGAGAGCGGCCTGGTCCTGACCGGCACGGAGGTCAAGAGCCTGCGTGACGGCAAGGCCAGTCTGCCGGACAGCTACGCTGTCGTGAGATCGGGCGAGGTGTTCCTGCTCGGCGCGCATATCGCCGAGTACACCGAGGGCAACCGCTACAACCACGACCCGCTGCGCGAGCGCAAGCTCCTGCTCAGCCACCGTCAGATAGCCAAGCTGCAGGACCAGGTGCGCGACCAGGGCCTGACCTTGGTGCCCCTGAGCATATATTTCCGGGACGGCTGGGCCAAGGTGAACCTGGCCCTGGCCAAGGGCAAGAAAGTCTACGACAAGCGCGAGGATATCAAGAAGCGCGAAGCGCAGCGCGAGACCGAAAGAGCGTTGCGCGGCAGGGAACGTTGAACTTGACGGGGAGAATGGCGCTGAGAATGGGTTTCCGTCTGGCTGCCCTGTGCTGCCTGTGCCTCGCTGTAATAATGCCGACCAGTCTGAGCGCGACCCGGTTCCAGGTGCTGGACAGCCGGAGCGGGCAGAGCCGTGAGTTGACAGTCTATTCCGAGAGCGTCTCGAATTATCTGGACCTGGGTGAGCTGGCCCCGGCCCTGCAGGCCGACATCCAGTGGGAAAGCACCGGGCAGCGTCTGGCCCTGACCCTGGAGGGACAGCGGTTCGTTTTCGAGGACCTGCTCACCTTTTTCGACTGCGCGGGCCAGGCTTACCAATTAGTGGCACCCTGCCGGGTGGTGCGGGGTACATTCCTGGTGCCGGTGCAGTTCGTGGTGGAGTATCTTCCGCGCCTGCTGCCGGGGCGTTTCTCTTTCGACAAGGCCGCGGGTGCGCTGGCCGACAGCGGGCCGGGCAAGGCAGGGGCGCCATCCGCAGAGGCAGCCCGGCCGGAGCCTGAGGTGCGGCGGCCCGCGGCAACTGCGCCGCCTGCCGCCAGAGAGACCGCCGCTGCGGCTCCGCGCTCGGACCTGGAGAAAAAGGCCCGGGAGTACCGGATCGAGACCGTGATGATCGATCCGGGCCACGGCGGCAAGGACCCCGGAGCCCTGGGCAGCCGCTACCGTCAGCGTGAGAAGGACATTGTGCTGGATATCTCGCGTCGGGTGGTGGCGCATCTCAAGAAATCCGGCCTTGGGCTGCGCGTTCTCATCACCCGCGACAGCGACATTTTACCGCCGCTGCTGAAACGGGGCGAGATGGCCAACATGGCGGACGCCGGACTGTTTGTCAGCATCCACTGCAACGCCAACCGCAAGAGCAGCGTGCGGGGAACGAGCACCTACTTTCTGGATGCGGCCAAGACCGATGAGGAACGCGCCACGGCCATGCTCGAAAACGCGGCCCTCAAGCACGAGGTGGAGGCCCAGGGCGAGCAGGGCAAGGATGACATCAACCTGATCCTGCAGGACATGGCGCAGAATGAGTTCCTGCGCGAGAGCAAGGACCTGAGCACTTTCATCCACCGGGAACTGGTGCGGGCGCTCGACCTTCCCGACCGCGGGATCAAGCAGGCCAATTTCGCGGTGCTGCGCGGGGCCTACATGCCGGCGGCACTGATCGAGACGGCCTACATCTCGAATCCGCAGGACGAGGGCCTTCTGCGCGACGGCTCTTTCCGCGAGCGCCTGGCCGGGGCCGTGGCGGATGGGATAATCAAGTATATCGAGCAGTACCACAAGAAGCTGTCGGAGAACTGACCGGCTGCGACCGGGCGAGCGATGCCAAGCAGGGGGAACCGGGCAATGATGCAGACCGTAAAACACAGAAAGCTGTCCGCTGCGGGCTGGCTGGTCCTGCTCGGCCTGGCGGGGCTGCTGTTCCAGGGTTGCTCGGGCTACCGCACCTACAACTCGCTGCACTGGGCCAAGGAGGCCTTCAAAGAGGGTAAAAAGGCCCAGGACAATGCCGGCAAGCGGCAGTACGGCCCCAGCGGACAACTCCTGCCCCAGGCCCGCTCCCAGGATTCCCAGCTCGGAGCGGTGGTGATCGGGCAGGAAAATTTCGAGGAGGCGGCCAAGAAATGCCTCTATTTCCTGAGCCAGAACACCAAGGGCCGCCGGGTGGATGACGCCCTGATGCTGATGGGCAAGGCGTTTTTCGAGCTGCACCGCTACATCCAGGCCGACAACACTTTCCAGAAGCTCCTGGACACCCAGCGCAAGAGCAAGTTCCGGGATGACGCCCAGTATTACCTGATACAGATTATGCTGCAGCAGAACCAGATGCCGCAGGCCGAGACCTCGATCGAGCACCTGATCGACGAGTTTCCCAAGAGCGAGTACCGTCCCCTGGCCCAGTTCCGCCTGGGGGAAAAATACCTCCAGATCGAGGACTACGACCGCGCCGCCGAGGTGTTCTTCGGAGTGCTGGGCAACTATCCCAAATTTAAATACAAGGGTGAGACCCTCTCCAACCTCGGTAAGATCTATTTCGAGAAGGACAGCCTGGACCGCGCTCTCTCGCTGTACGAGCGGCTGAACAAGGAGGGCCGCGACAGGGTGCAGCGCCGCGAGGGCCTTCTTGGCATGGCCCGCACCCGCAGCCGCGAGGGCCAGCACGATCAGTCTCTGGCCCTGTACCAGCGCGCCCTGTCCGAGGCCCGTTACGCCGATGAGCGGGCCGAGTCCTGGGTCGGCGTCTACGTGGAATACACGTTCATGGGGCGCTCCAACGAGGCGCGCCGGGGGTTCGAGCAGATAATCGACGATTTCCCGAGGACCGACTATTCCGCCGCGGCCTGGTACGAACTGGGCCTTCTGTACAAGGGCTTCAAGGAGAGCGCCGAGCTGGATTCGATCCCCTGCGATTCGGTATCGCTCAATAGTTTCAAGCTCAACAGCAGTACACTCAAGCCGCTCGAAGGCCTCAGCCAGGACCTGTTGTCCCTGAAGCTGGCCGAGATGGCTTTCGGCAACGTGTCGCGGGAGTCCAATTACTCGCCCCTGGCCGAGCCCGCCCGCAAGCAGGGGGATGAGGTCGGGATGCTGTACCAGATATTCGAGCAGATGGAGGCCAGCGACTCGACCACCAGCCGGGATGCCCTGGCGCGGCTGCAGTTCCTGCTGGCCGAATTCCACCAGAACTCCGGCCAGACCGAGCGGGCCAGGACCGAGTACGAGCGGCTTCTGTTCGAGTACCCGAACACGATCTGGACCCCCAAGGCGGCGCTGAACCTGGCCTGGGTCTCGCGCGAGCTGGGCGACAGCCTGCGCAGCCGGCAGGCGCTCGAGCTGCTGGTGCAGAGTTTTCCCGACACCCGCTACGCCGACCAGGCCCGGGTGGAGCTGGGATTGCCCGCACCCGAGGAGCGGCCCGAGGGCTTTTTCTTGAACGAGCTGGCAGCCTACGCTCCGCCCAAGATCACCCGCGCCGAGGTTGGTCCGGGCGGTGCTGGCGGCGAGGCCGGCGGAGCGCCCGGCCACGAGACCTGGCTCCAGATGCGGCGCCGTCTGTACTGGAAAGCCCACAGCGCGGGAGGTGGGGCTTGAACCCTGCCTTCACGCGGGTCACTGTCACCGGCATCCGTCAGGCGGCCGGCGACACCCATGTCCTGACTTTCAGGGATGAATGCGCCGCGGCCGCGATCCAGCCCGGCCAGTTCTGCATGCTTTCGCCCGCACCGGGAGCCTCCTGCATCTACCTTCCCCGGCCTTTCAGCTATTTCCGCGCCCTGGATGACGGGCGGGTGGAGATACTGTTCCGCGCTCTGGGCCGCGGCACCCGCTGGATGGCCGGGCTGCGTCCGGGCGACAGCGTGGCGGTGTTCGGCCCGCTGGGCCGTCCGTTCCAGCTCGAGGCCGGGGCCGCGCGGGCCGTGCTGGTGGCGGGCGGGGTGGGGTTGCCGCCCCTGGCCCTCCTGGCCGAGCGCCTTCTTCGTCTGGAGCGTCCCCCGCGGATCGACCTGCTCTACGGTGAGACCCGTGGCGAACGGGTGGTGGAGCTGGGCGGAGTGCTACCGCCCGCGGTGCGTCTGTGGACCGCCAGCGAGGACGGCTCCACGGGGTTCCGGGGACGGGTGACCGAACTCTTGACCCAAAAAGTCTGGCCCACTCTCGATACTCCACCCGCGGTCTACACCTGCGGCCCGCGGGCCATGCTGGCCGCTCTGGCCGACATCCTGGGCGACGGGCGCGAGGTGCACTCTTTCCAGGCCTCCCTGGAGGAGAACATGGCCTGCGGCCACGGTATCTGCATGGGTTGCGCGGTGGAGCTGGCCACGGATGCGCCGCAGCCCTACTACAAACTCTGCTGCAAGGACGGGCCGGTGTTCAACGGTTTCGAGGTCAAATGGCGGTAGACCTGTCGGTGAACTGTCTGGGACTCGAGTTCCAGAACCCCGTGCTGGTGGCCAGCGGCACTTTCGGCTACGGCGACCAGTACGAGGACATAATGCCGATCCGCGAACTGGGCGCGCTGGTGACCAAGACCATCACCCCCCGCATGCGGCCCGGCAACCCGCCGCCCCGCGTGGTGGAGACCGACTCGGGCATGCTGAA comes from bacterium and encodes:
- a CDS encoding class I SAM-dependent methyltransferase; the encoded protein is MSIDPSGNSRADIEASDRFCFLRDLVYAKSPLQKKMISSFLSGRDALFWQRANMFADTLLPVAEQLGIEPSYIVDSYLKMCHDMLVEQIKYRRTGRYSRESAAEAYSEVYQSKKVMEAYMLGLAISQFFWPNHYAMYDFFISESGKLGGVNKYLEVGPGHGLYLVESLKLFGHASFFAVDLSPISIQLAVAMTKAFVPDRSCRFLEKNVNTFDSGKDRFDYIVMCEVLEHLDCPLLVLDKLRSLLTDGGRLFITTCSNCPAIDHVYHFKSVDHIRQMIRNAGLQIISEIALPVQPDSDGSWNPEADECNYAAMLYSGNDIHDRL
- a CDS encoding acyl carrier protein gives rise to the protein MEEKIYQIVGRIMRVNADTLDKDSSPDTVASWDSAKHMDLMMSLEQEFGVEFSEEQIIEMMNVGLIIETLNEILGKK
- a CDS encoding tyrosine-type recombinase/integrase, producing the protein MKRVELRPPRPDKVRLVDMSQRHPCFLQKHHKAQSLDKPDIGEDVEDRFVFARQGIPLRQNSARGMWQSLFRKAGVAYRKFHDTRHAFASLLLSQGESPFYVKERRGHSSIQIKVDIDGHWIRSAQSQRAVDKLDRWGQEGFNIRLVK
- the smpB gene encoding SsrA-binding protein SmpB encodes the protein MGGKDGIKIVCQNRKARHLYHILEEFESGLVLTGTEVKSLRDGKASLPDSYAVVRSGEVFLLGAHIAEYTEGNRYNHDPLRERKLLLSHRQIAKLQDQVRDQGLTLVPLSIYFRDGWAKVNLALAKGKKVYDKREDIKKREAQRETERALRGRER
- a CDS encoding N-acetylmuramoyl-L-alanine amidase, which codes for MALRMGFRLAALCCLCLAVIMPTSLSATRFQVLDSRSGQSRELTVYSESVSNYLDLGELAPALQADIQWESTGQRLALTLEGQRFVFEDLLTFFDCAGQAYQLVAPCRVVRGTFLVPVQFVVEYLPRLLPGRFSFDKAAGALADSGPGKAGAPSAEAARPEPEVRRPAATAPPAARETAAAAPRSDLEKKAREYRIETVMIDPGHGGKDPGALGSRYRQREKDIVLDISRRVVAHLKKSGLGLRVLITRDSDILPPLLKRGEMANMADAGLFVSIHCNANRKSSVRGTSTYFLDAAKTDEERATAMLENAALKHEVEAQGEQGKDDINLILQDMAQNEFLRESKDLSTFIHRELVRALDLPDRGIKQANFAVLRGAYMPAALIETAYISNPQDEGLLRDGSFRERLAGAVADGIIKYIEQYHKKLSEN
- a CDS encoding tetratricopeptide repeat protein, with the translated sequence MMQTVKHRKLSAAGWLVLLGLAGLLFQGCSGYRTYNSLHWAKEAFKEGKKAQDNAGKRQYGPSGQLLPQARSQDSQLGAVVIGQENFEEAAKKCLYFLSQNTKGRRVDDALMLMGKAFFELHRYIQADNTFQKLLDTQRKSKFRDDAQYYLIQIMLQQNQMPQAETSIEHLIDEFPKSEYRPLAQFRLGEKYLQIEDYDRAAEVFFGVLGNYPKFKYKGETLSNLGKIYFEKDSLDRALSLYERLNKEGRDRVQRREGLLGMARTRSREGQHDQSLALYQRALSEARYADERAESWVGVYVEYTFMGRSNEARRGFEQIIDDFPRTDYSAAAWYELGLLYKGFKESAELDSIPCDSVSLNSFKLNSSTLKPLEGLSQDLLSLKLAEMAFGNVSRESNYSPLAEPARKQGDEVGMLYQIFEQMEASDSTTSRDALARLQFLLAEFHQNSGQTERARTEYERLLFEYPNTIWTPKAALNLAWVSRELGDSLRSRQALELLVQSFPDTRYADQARVELGLPAPEERPEGFFLNELAAYAPPKITRAEVGPGGAGGEAGGAPGHETWLQMRRRLYWKAHSAGGGA
- a CDS encoding dihydroorotate dehydrogenase electron transfer subunit translates to MNPAFTRVTVTGIRQAAGDTHVLTFRDECAAAAIQPGQFCMLSPAPGASCIYLPRPFSYFRALDDGRVEILFRALGRGTRWMAGLRPGDSVAVFGPLGRPFQLEAGAARAVLVAGGVGLPPLALLAERLLRLERPPRIDLLYGETRGERVVELGGVLPPAVRLWTASEDGSTGFRGRVTELLTQKVWPTLDTPPAVYTCGPRAMLAALADILGDGREVHSFQASLEENMACGHGICMGCAVELATDAPQPYYKLCCKDGPVFNGFEVKWR